The DNA segment aattataaaTTTAAGTGGCCTTACTAGAAGGAATACAAATTTGTGTCATCGAATTTTTCAGAGTTcttatgatttttttaataaCGATGCTGTAAACGAACTCAACAAATAAAATGTCATAACGATCTTGATTTATAAATGGCGTAACTACAAACTGGTTTTTCATATAGAATAATACGTCAGTGAAAAGCCCTCCCTCAAATGGAATGTTAAACTGGTTATTGCAGATTATAGTAGATCATcaaggttgcgttcacaaacttactcagagcaagctctgagtaagctctgattacccaaagcgttcacaaacgtacttttagttcctaaGAGTATGCTCtttgagcatgaccatactcatactctactctcggagtaagtttatgaacacaccccatGCAATCTTCCTTCGAAAGAATCCGTTAGAATCGAAACAAACCTTGAAAAATGCGAAACCGACACGTTATTGGTCATTTTCAATAGTGAATGCCCAGTCGAATGTTACGCCTATGTCTGTGTCACGTCCTTGAGATTGAGGTTATGGTAGAAAGTTAAGTTAGCGGCAATACGCCGTTAATTCTATGGTTTCTTCtgagtgaaatttgaaatattgaccgtttttgttgatttttttttcaaataattccgTTAATAGTTAgtaaaaaatgaaaacttaaGTCGGCAAAGATATTTGACGACATGATGAATGTTAAACTCTACTTTGTAGCGGAGAAAATTCTTCACCATATGGAGACAAATTATCAATTGAACGCCCGGTCCTTATATGCCAAATTCCCGATACTTCGGTGCAATATCAGTGACTAGAGTAACAGCTCTGAAATTCTCAGCTAGATGGTCCTATATAAGAAAAACGCTACCACCCAAATCATAAAACAAATACTTTGGCAACAGTCGGAATAATATTCCACCAACTAAATATTCTCACCTGAAATCTCAGATTTAACCTGCCTTTGCCTTGAATTTCTATTCCTGGTTGGAGTTAAAGCGGCTTTTTTTCTGGTAGAACCATCCTCTTGGCCAGTGTCTGTAGAACTGGTATTACTATCCTGGAAACTGctttctaaaatttttaatgCTAACCCAgcagtatttttttttgtaactttgatatttttaattttgattCTAAGAATTTTAGAAGGATTGGCACCATACTCGAATTTTCTTACCTTTTGAGTTATAACTTTGTTTTCAGCATAGAATTTCCTCTTAGTTTTACGACCATGCCTAGATATGTATTCTTCAGAATTATCACCAGAACCTTGACAATCGTTCAATACTTCAAATGTATAATTTTTGTTATCAACCGAGGAATCATTCCTTGATGGAACTGGGTTAATAGGCTCAGGATAACTACAACTGTCTACTTGAATTTTTGCTTGTTGTACGATACTTTTAGATATTAAAGTGTGATAAGAACATATTACTTTCAAACGTTCTCTTAATTCCAGAGCTATTAAATTTGGATCAAGATAAGGTGGTAGCTTGTATTTTGGAGGATGGTAAATGAAGTATGCAGAATCATCGATATTAAACTTTGGAAAATTTAGAGATTCACTTGAATGGTTAgatgaatcatttttttcattttgaagaacgtttgttttttgttgttttgaTTCCGAGTGTTTTTCACTCTTATCTTCATTGcctgaaaattcaatttataaCCTAAAAGAAATTAGCAGAAAAAAGTTGCAATACTTGTCTCTCCGCTATCTGCAGTGCTAGATGTACTAGGTTCATTCATATTGAGAGCCAAATAATAAAGAGTTGGTGGTTATAAAATCACTACTTTCTCCGATaagttttatttttaacattcaATGTGAAATGAGAGAATCTCAGAAAAAACGCGGGATCTGCATCATAGAACCATAGATATGCATATATCATAAAATAAAAATCGATCAAAGATTATTTAAGAAAAGTCTATGGTTTTGGCTATCTCCTATCTCTTTTCTGCCACAACAcccctctctctctctcactCTACCCTTTAAGACCATTGAACTAAATTAGTTCAATGTTTAAGACACAGAACAAGTCTATGTTGTCTATGGTCTATGTCacagacatagacatagagagtagagagaaggagaacgatcgctgctttgagaccacagattttttgtcccctaaaatatgtaccaatatggtagttcatgcttttgccaacaggcgcgctggccatcacgagagtgcgaaattttgatttacacgaatcaaattgtagttggctcgttggctgagtgaactgtttccctggtgacagatgataggaatattattattttcgatttttgataagagaacaacatatgaccatggtgaaatgttgaagcgtgcgctagtataagagtgttttggcatcggaaagaaaaggagaagagataaaatttccgagagcatttttgagagaaaattgaaaaaaaccttatctcaagaatcgactccgaatcaatttgtgtgtcaagagcacttttgcgatgaagatatcaaaaagatgatggattcattataaacgaaatcgaaattgtcatccctcgtgagaagttgactcttctgaataagaatatctaaccaataaaactacatggttcagaagagaatattcttgaagaattttgttggcataacataatatattatgttggtttatatcggttctcagctgagtattggcaacagaatctactccAATACCTGAGTGATAAATTTGAG comes from the Coccinella septempunctata chromosome 2, icCocSept1.1, whole genome shotgun sequence genome and includes:
- the LOC123306852 gene encoding uncharacterized protein LOC123306852; this encodes MNEPSTSSTADSGETSNEDKSEKHSESKQQKTNVLQNEKNDSSNHSSESLNFPKFNIDDSAYFIYHPPKYKLPPYLDPNLIALELRERLKVICSYHTLISKSIVQQAKIQVDSCSYPEPINPVPSRNDSSVDNKNYTFEVLNDCQGSGDNSEEYISRHGRKTKRKFYAENKVITQKDSNTSSTDTGQEDGSTRKKAALTPTRNRNSRQRQVKSEISGEESESVNNSNARSHSPILSQKPQKRSNDGFIEPAAPAAAKRATRKTIKCPICGLDFPEKEVEQHASSCGELPIVADNMNPNAAFRCDSCKEVMRTLDEYEIHCTTCNGGPSHLQ